Part of the Citrus sinensis cultivar Valencia sweet orange chromosome 2, DVS_A1.0, whole genome shotgun sequence genome, tactttagtgcggtagcttttaagctacagctacccaacctcaatcccaaatacaccataaatttgtttaatacaATTGATTACATAAGAGACATTATGTTAAATTAGCATGGATAAATAAGCATAATTCATGGGATGagtattttgaataatatatcCATGCGACACTTAGACAATCTCACTCGAAAGTTGCTTAAGTAGACCTTGAGCTTCTTATTAGCTAAACTTGAACAAAGAGTTAGAGAGAAATAATAACTAAGAAGCAATTGAAGTGAAGAGAGTAATTTTATTCACAAGAGAGTAGCCTTACAATGCTTGAGAGCTTGCTCGGAATTACATTGAGTTGCTTGAATAAAATACTAAGTGTCAAGctctaaatttataaaagaggTTTGCCTAACTTCACCAAATTGTAAAGTCTTCCGATTTAGAGAATTCTCATTTCTAGCAAGATCCCGAGACTTATAAATACAAGTTGTTAGAGAGTTTACATTCTACCACGCTctataaaaattctaaacatTTACGGTCAAGAAAAGTACTAGACATGGAATATTTTTAGAATCAAGCCAGGCCAGTATAAGCTTCCTCGGCTCAAAATTTGCGCGGCCCGGGCCTGTAACAACAAGCAGGGATAATTTCAAGAATATTGTACTACAAAGTCACGTGCGACAACGAAAAAGAATTCGTTGGTTGGTTGCCGAATTTAGTTAAGGGGCAAAAACGTAATCTGAAGCGAAGATTTCAAGATGAACACTGAAGGGGCAAGAGCAGACAAGACAGGTAAATTCTTGGCGCGTGAAAACCGCAACTGAAACTGGGGAAAAGGAACGGTCGTGGTACGTTTCTTCGTCTACGCTCTACTCTTCATTAGTCACGGTAGTAGGCCCGTCGCACTCGCACTTTCACACTCACACAGTAACACTTACTCTACTCTCTTGACTCCTCTTCCCTTCCATTCATTCAGTCAAGAGTATACTACTAATACAAagcgctctctctctctcttcctatccttttttgacttttctttAGTTTCACTCATTCCCTAAACTTTAGCAGCAGCGACAATCGCTCCCGCTCACGCTCACAGGTATAACtcctcttctcttcttttctttaaacCACTGATCGTTTCAAGAAACCTGTCGTCCATGTTCTTTTCTCGGTAAGTCCTTCTTCTTGGCAATGCCACTTTTTTAATCTATCGGATGCTTCATTTAATGGATTTGTAATTGCACTGCACATTGTATTCACTTCCATTTCtactttctctttttaataatttaattccgatttcattattattgaaattttgttacataattaattttggatCTATATTTTGatctaatttaaaatatctagtgtgttaaaatattttccataGCAACCGACAATGCTTGATTCTGTTAATCCGCTGTCAGAttccccctcccccccccccccccccccaatcATGAGCAAGAGCAACCAAGAATTTGGAAACAGTTGTTATTATGTTGCCGTACAAGTTGTTATACAATtgcttgctttttttttttttttggttgtttgcTCTTTAATTGCTTTAATGTCATTTCTGGCTGATGTACTGTATTTCCAGTTTGGATTGATAAGTTGTTgagaatatgaaaatttttcatttcgtGGACTTTGAATAGAGGCTGTGCGGAGAATTTGCTCTGTTGTTGAACGATATGGACGAgaggaaattaaatttcaatgcaCCTCTTCTATCTGTGAGGCGATACTCTACAACAGCGGTGGCATCTTCAGACGGAGAGAATGGGAAGATGGTTGAGAGTTCTGCATCCAGCAGACGATATAGTATTCCATTTTATAGAACAGACCTGAATTTGGAACAAGTCACAGAACCTGCTGCTGTTCCATTTATGTGGGAGCAGATCCCTGGAAGACCCAAGGATGGTGGACCTGAGCTTCAACACTCCGAGGACGCTCCCGTTACTCCAAGGCTCCCACCACTGAAAGCTTtggatattattaaatatcccTTGGCAAAGGAATTTGATGATTCTCCACGAGTTGAGTCGCGTTCTTTGAATGAGAATATGTGCACATTGGACTCCCCAAATGAGGCAAATGACTGGAAACAGCAATTAGATACAGATAATGACGATGATGTTTATTCTGATGCACTCGACACACTGTCCTCAACCGATTCATATTCCATAAATTGTAGTCTTAGTGGTCTGAGCGGATCTGATGGGCAGGTGGTGAAGCGGTCGGGAACATTCTCTACGGATCCCCAAACTCGAGATTTTATGATGAGGCGTTTCTTGCCTGCAGCTAAGGCAATGGCTTTGGAGCCACCTCAGTATGCTTCAAGGAAGCAACCTGTCACAATTGAGCAACCAAGACAGGTTATTAAGGTGGTTAGTGAAGATCGGAGACCTCTTGTTAATAAATCTATTTTCATACCTCATTATGGGGAGGatgtagaagaagaagaagaagaagaagaagaagaagaaactgaAGATGAAGTCGATGAGTATGACGATTCTGACAATTTATCCGGAAAAGCTTGTGGGCTGCTTCCTCGGTTATGCCTTAATAAGTCTTTGTGCCTCTTAAATCCAATGCCAGGGTTGAAAGCTAGAACCCACTCTTCAGTCTCTTCCAGCTCTGATGTCAGAAACTTGGGCAAAGCTGCTTATACTGAATCTCGTAACCAAACAGTGAAAAAGGTGCCACAGAactctcttttcctttaattaaCATACAATGTTCTTGCTACTAGTAATGAAGATTGCTTCTGATTGCCTTACATGGTTATTCTTATATATTCTCAGCATGTCCGGGATGCTGTTTATAAGCATCAAGCAGAGAGTGGAGTTCAGTCACCAAAGCTGCTGGGGATTGAAAATAAGATGACCTGTGGCTCTAATCGGTTTGCTTGCTTAAGTGACCAGCAGATGGCAGGCAGGTCATCTCCTTACAGGCGTGGCATTTCTCCCTATCGTAATGAAAGGCCTCAGTCTCCATTCCGTGGAGGAGGGTTTCTTGGTGTGCCCAAAGAAGCTGAAAATGTGAGAGCCAATAAGTTGAATCCTTATAACAGAGCTGGTAGCAAGTCTCAGGAATTATTTCCTCATCATAGCTTTAAAAAAAGGTTTGGCTCATTGAGCCCTGCAGTTGAAAAAACACTGTATGTAGATACTGtaaatttttccaaaatatcAGATACCATGGGACAGATGAAAAGTGAAGGGATAGAACGCACTGCAAGTGTGGATACAGTGAAAGATGAGAGTAGATCAGAAACTAAAGTATCAGCGTCCATTGAAGCCAGCCGATCTTCTTCCTTTGAGAAGATAATGCACCCTGCAGGTCAAGGAGATATGGAGCAATGCTTGGGACTAGATGGAGAACTTAATCCGGAATGTAAGTCTTTGGTATGTACAAATGTTACTGCTGATGAAACTCTAAATAGCAGCTGTCAGCATAAGTCTGAAGCAGACGATCTTGGATGTATTAACAGTGGGTCTGAACAGTCTCTTCTCCCCCTACCATTACCAAAAAAACCTACTGAGTCCTGGCTTTGGCGTACCTTGCCTTCAGTTTCCTCACGAAACTCTTTTTCAAATCCAAATGTTGGCACCCGATTTAATCCTAAAAAGCAGGATCCTAAAACACCCTTGACTACTACCAAGTGGGAAACCATTGTAAAAACTTCTTATGCTCACCATGATCACATACGTTACTCAGAGGTAATCTAcctcaaattttgttttgtaataGACGGTTTAGTGATGGAAAACAAGAAGAGCTAACCCTTCTATCCGTTTTGCAGGAATTAACGTCTCACTTTTCTCAGCAATCCAAACTAAAAATGTGAGAGCCCCCATCACGAAATGGTCATGGGTACTTAAAAATCTTCCAGCCCTATTTTTGTCCCTGGAAGATAATCCTCCAATTGATTCTTCCCCGATGAACAAGTAGGCTAATGTAGTATGGGATGCTTGGTTCTTGTTATTGTATGAGCTTGTAAGTTGCTATTTGTGTTTCTTTTACATTACTTTGTGTTGAGGCAGTAGATATGTCCGgtcaaattcattttcttccaatgACTGTAAGTATTTGGAAGATTGATTCTCATGTATTGGGCTTTTAAGATATCTGTATTGCAATGAAAGTCATTATTCACCGGCCTGTTTGGAATTGAATGGAGAGATTCAGCAGTGCAGCTTGCTTGATAGTAGCATATATTTGGTGCCAAAGGGTTACTGAAAAGAGGACTTGAATTTGCTTGAGCTGCATTTGAGCAGTTTTGAACCGTAGTAGTCTTGT contains:
- the LOC102610214 gene encoding uncharacterized protein LOC102610214 → MDERKLNFNAPLLSVRRYSTTAVASSDGENGKMVESSASSRRYSIPFYRTDLNLEQVTEPAAVPFMWEQIPGRPKDGGPELQHSEDAPVTPRLPPLKALDIIKYPLAKEFDDSPRVESRSLNENMCTLDSPNEANDWKQQLDTDNDDDVYSDALDTLSSTDSYSINCSLSGLSGSDGQVVKRSGTFSTDPQTRDFMMRRFLPAAKAMALEPPQYASRKQPVTIEQPRQVIKVVSEDRRPLVNKSIFIPHYGEDVEEEEEEEEEEETEDEVDEYDDSDNLSGKACGLLPRLCLNKSLCLLNPMPGLKARTHSSVSSSSDVRNLGKAAYTESRNQTVKKHVRDAVYKHQAESGVQSPKLLGIENKMTCGSNRFACLSDQQMAGRSSPYRRGISPYRNERPQSPFRGGGFLGVPKEAENVRANKLNPYNRAGSKSQELFPHHSFKKRFGSLSPAVEKTLYVDTVNFSKISDTMGQMKSEGIERTASVDTVKDESRSETKVSASIEASRSSSFEKIMHPAGQGDMEQCLGLDGELNPECKSLVCTNVTADETLNSSCQHKSEADDLGCINSGSEQSLLPLPLPKKPTESWLWRTLPSVSSRNSFSNPNVGTRFNPKKQDPKTPLTTTKWETIVKTSYAHHDHIRYSEELTSHFSQQSKLKM